The Archangium primigenium genomic interval CCGGCCAGCCGCCGGTCCCGGTACATGAGCGAGCCGTGGATGAGCTGGATGCGCTTGCGCTGCAGCTCCGACATCCGGTCCAGGTGGAGCCGCTCCGTGGCCAGCTCCAGCGAGCGCCAGGAGACGTCCATGCCGAGGATGTCCGTGAAGCGCCGCTCCTTGAGCAGCTCCCGGAGCAGCTTGCCCTCGCCGCAGCCCAGGTCCACCACGCGCGAGACGCCCTCGGCCTGGAGCACGTCCACTACGGCGCGCAGGCGCTGATCGTTGAGGCTGAGCTTCGCCTCGAGCGAGGCCTCCTGCTCGGTGCGCACGCGCTCGCGCTCCTGCTCCTCGGTGGAGGAGTGGCCCTCGCCGATGAGCTGCTCCAGGGCCTCGCGCGCGAGGCTCTTCTGGTGGCGCAGGTAGCGGCGGGTGATGAACTCGCGCTCGGGGTGGGCCGCGAGCCAGCCCTCGCCATGGCGCAGGAGCTTCTCCACCTCGTCGTCGCTCACCCAGTAGTGCTTGTCGTCGTCGAACACGGGGATGAGGACGTAGAGGTGGGTGAGCAGCTCGCTCACGCGCGTGTGGGCCTCGAGCGTCACGGTGAAGTAGCGGCTCGGGCCCCACTCGGGCACGGTCTCGTCGAGGACGTGGGGGGTGACGGAGACCTGGTAGCCGAGCGGCTCCAGGAGTCGGCGCAGGAAGGCCTCGCCGCCGCGGCAGGGGAGCACGGACAGGCGGGCCACGAGGGGCAGGGCTTGTTGGGCCAGCGCGGGCCGCTCCTGGCTGCGGCCGGCGAGCGCCGCGTTGAACAGGCGCGAGAGGGCCACGCTCATGAAGGACGAGGCCACGTAGGGCCGGTCATTGACGTACTGCTCCAGCGCGCCGCCCTCACCCGAGGGACCCTTGCGATCGCGCACGAGCGCGACGGGATCGACATCGAGGAGGAGCGCGGCGGTGCACCGCTCGGCGGTGGCCTCCGGGTAGAAGACGTGGGCCTGGCCGAAGGACAGCTCGAAGGACTGGGCCCGGGCGGGGTTCTTGTGCAGCAGGTAGCCCAGGTCCGTGGCGGGCACGTGGGTGGTGGTGACGGTGAGGAGCAGGGCATCCTCCAGGCGCGAGGTGATGGC includes:
- a CDS encoding 3' terminal RNA ribose 2'-O-methyltransferase Hen1 translates to MTSRLEDALLLTVTTTHVPATDLGYLLHKNPARAQSFELSFGQAHVFYPEATAERCTAALLLDVDPVALVRDRKGPSGEGGALEQYVNDRPYVASSFMSVALSRLFNAALAGRSQERPALAQQALPLVARLSVLPCRGGEAFLRRLLEPLGYQVSVTPHVLDETVPEWGPSRYFTVTLEAHTRVSELLTHLYVLIPVFDDDKHYWVSDDEVEKLLRHGEGWLAAHPEREFITRRYLRHQKSLAREALEQLIGEGHSSTEEQERERVRTEQEASLEAKLSLNDQRLRAVVDVLQAEGVSRVVDLGCGEGKLLRELLKERRFTDILGMDVSWRSLELATERLHLDRMSELQRKRIQLIHGSLMYRDRRLAGYQAATVIEVVEHLDPPRLAAFERVLFEFARPERVVLTTPNAEYNVRFESLPEGKFRHADHRFEWTRPEFEAWAGALAERFGYAVRFAPVGPVDDTVGAPTQMAVFSR